The Phyllopteryx taeniolatus isolate TA_2022b chromosome 9, UOR_Ptae_1.2, whole genome shotgun sequence genome contains a region encoding:
- the c9h6orf89 gene encoding bombesin receptor-activated protein C6orf89 homolog produces MGTTTSEPCIYDKLSESIDILRQSGYRYGMSEREIERFIKRMLETNEPRREPPQFPLLGATVKLVVAAGLLLLAALAFTYPHSAPHPGTARPGSRNWSSPLSHVRLLALPIAKKYNLQGFHEWWSLSSPRQNPVNCSGCADISSVLEVPESLRGTVTLRPGPQLVLLKGGESLSLERRQLEELYLAHSASVSVLLEDEDGGPRNLGGELPRGPANFTLLWRFRSATREKVLRWLFPKAELCPLLDSAGTVLQRCLVTHNTDPHNKGVAVLGWLVVGEGLPRVRVVPVQRCHKHCSSFKLSLHPGDMVYADPRYWQMALFPGRGQNIVCDGSAF; encoded by the exons ATGGGAACGACGACGAGCGAGCCGTGCATCTACGACAAGCTGTCGGAGAGCATCGACATCCTGCGCCAGTCGGGCTACCGCTACGGCATGTCCGAGCGCGAGATCGAGCGCTTCATCAAGCGCATGCTGGAGACCAACGAGCCCCGACGAGAGCCGCCGCAGTTCCCCCTCCTCGGGGCCACCGTCAAG TTGGTGGTGGCGGCGGGCCTCCTGCTGCTGGCGGCGCTAGCGTTCACGTACCCGCACAGCGCCCCGCACCCGGGCACCGCCCGCCCGGGGTCCCGCAACTGGTCGTCGCCGCTCAGCCACGTGCGACTGCTCGCGCTGCCCATCGCCAAGAAGTACAACCTGCAAG GCTTCCACGAGTGGTGGAGTTTGAGCTCGCCTAGACAGAACCCGGTCAACTGCTCGGGTTGCGCCGACATCTCCTCGGTACTGGAGGTGCCCGAGAGCCTCCGCGGCACCGTCACGCTGCGTCCTGGGCCCCAGCTCGTCCTCTTAAAG GGCGGCGAGTCGCTCAGCCTCGAGCGGCGCCAGCTGGAGGAGCTCTACCTGGCCCACTCGGCGTCCGTGTCCGTCCTGCTCGAAGACGAAGACGGCGGCCCGCGCAACCTGGGCGGCGAGCTCCCGCGAGGACCCGCCAACTTCACCCTGCTATG GAGGTTCCGCTCAGCGACCAGAGAGAAAGTATTACGGTGGCTCTTCCCCAAGGCGGAGCTCTGCCCTCTGCTGGACAGCGCCGGCACTGTCTTACAACGCTGCTTGGTCACACACAACACGGACCCCCACAACAAG ggtgTGGCGGTCCtgggctggctggtggtgggCGAGGGGCTTCCCAGGGTGCGAGTTGTTCCCGTTCAGCGATGCCACAAACACTGCAGCTCCTTCAAGCTGTCGCTCCACCCCGGAGACATGG
- the nfs1 gene encoding cysteine desulfurase, mitochondrial, producing the protein MLSSGRTASSRLCWPLQRLRPRLSCDQIAAASTQRNELIKKRDLVEDELRPLYMDLQATTPMDPRVLDAMLPYQVNFYGNPHSRTHAYGWESESAMETARKQVADLIGADPREIIFTSGATESNNMAVKGVARFYKGKKRHVITMQTEHKCVLDSCRVLEAEGFRVTYLPVQNNGLLDLQLLEASITPDTSLVSIMTVNNEIGVMQPIKEIGRLCRSKGVFFHTDAAQAAGKVPLDVSDDNINLMSISAHKIYGPKGMGALYVQRRPRVRLEPLQNGGGQERGLRSGTVPTPLAVGLGAACSIAQQEMEYDHQRISMLANRLVQKITSQIPDVILNGDLQQRYPGCINLSFAYVEGESLLMALKDIALSSGSACTSASLEPSYVLRAIGADEDLAHSSIRFGIGRFTTEKEVDFTAEKCVQQVQKLREMSPLWEMVQEGVDLKSIKWTQH; encoded by the exons ATGCTCTCCTCGGGCAGGACCGCTTCGTCCCGCCTCTGCTGGCCGCTTCAGAGGCTCCGTCCCCGGCTGAGCTGCGACCAGATTGCCGCCGCCAGCACTCAACGGAATG AACTGATCAAGAAACGAGACCTGGTCGAAGATGAGCTGCGGCCCCTCTACATGGACTTGCAGGCCACCACCCCCATG GATCCTCGCGTTCTGGACGCCATGTTGCCCTACCAGGTGAATTTTTACGGCAACCCGCACTCTAGGACGCACGCCTACGGCTGGGAGAGCGAGAGCGCCATGGAGACTGCAAGGAAG CAGGTGGCCGATCTGATCGGCGCCGATCCCCGAGAGATCATCTTCACCAGCGGAGCCACCGAGTCCAACAACATGGCCGTCAAG GGCGTGGCGCGCTTCTACAAGGGCAAGAAGCGCCACGTGATCACCATGCAGACGGAGCACAAGTGCGTTCTGGACTCGTGTCGCGTTCTGGAGGCGGAGGGATTCCGCGTCACCTACCTGCCCGTGCAAAACAACGGACTGCTCGACCTCCAG ctgCTTGAGGCGTCCATTACTCCCGACACGTCTCTGGTGTCCATCATGACGGTCAACAACGAGATCGGAGTGATGCAGCCCATCAAGGAGATCG GCCGTCTTTGCCGCTCTAAGGGCGTTTTCTTCCACACGGACGCCGCGCAGGCCGCCGGGAAAGTTCCGCTCGACGTGTCTGACGACAACATCAACCTCATGTCCATCAGCGCCCACAAGATCTACGGACCTAAAG GCATGGGCGCGCTGTACGTGCAGCGGCGCCCTCGGGTGCGACTGGAGCCCCTGCAGAACGGCGGCGGCCAGGAGAGGGGTCTGCGCTCGGGCACCGTGCCCACTCCGCTGGCCGTGGGCCTGGGGGCCGCCTGCAGCATCGCGCAGCAGGAGATGGAG tACGACCACCAAAGAATTAGCATGCTGGCAAACCGTCTGGTCCAGAAGATCACATCTCAGATTCCCGACGTGATCTTGAATGGAGATCTGCAGCAACGCTACCCTG ggtgCATTAACTTGTCGTTTGCCTACGTGGAGGGCGAAAGTCTGCTGATGGCTCTCAAGGACATCGCGCTGTCCTCTGGAAG TGCGTGTACGTCAGCCTCACTGGAGCCATCGTACGTCCTCCGAGCCATCGGAGCCGATGAAGATCTCGCACACTCCTCCATCAg GTTTGGGATTGGCCGCTTCACCACAGAGAAGGAGGTGGACTTCACGGCCGAGAAATGCGTCCAGCAGGTTCAAAAGCTGCGAGAGATGAG tcctTTGTGGGAGATGGTGCAGGAAGGCGTCGACCTGAAGAGCATCAAGTGGACGCAGCACTAG
- the sec13 gene encoding protein SEC13 homolog: MVSVINTVDTSHEDMIHDAQMDYYGTRLATCSSDRTLKIFDVRNGGQILVADLRGHEGPVWQVAWAHPMFGNILASCSYDRKVIVWKEENGAWDKMYDYTGHESSVNSVCWGPYEFGLILACGSSDGAISLLTFTGDQQWDIKKINNAHTIGCNAVSWAPAVVSGSLIEQPSGQKQNYIKRFVSGGCDNLVKLWKEEDGQWKEDQKLEAHSDWVRDVGWAPSIGLPTSTIASCSQDGRVYIWTCDDPAGNAWTAKLLHKFNDVVWHVSWSITGNILAVSGGDNKVTLWKESMDGQWACISDVSKGQGAVSAITDTQQAEQ; the protein is encoded by the exons ATG GTTTCTGTCATCAACACCGTGGACACGTCACACGAGGACATGATC CATGACGCTCAGATGGACTACTACGGCACCCGCCTGGCCACCTGCTCATCTGACCGCACTCTCAAGATCTTTGACGTCCGGAACGGTGGCCAGATCCTCGTCGCCGACCTGCGAGG GCACGAGGGTCCCGTGTGGCAGGTGGCGTGGGCTCACCCCATGTTTGGCAACATCCTGGCGTCCTGCTCCTACGACCGCAAGGTCATCGTGTGGAAGGAGGAGAACGGCGCCTGGGACAAGATGTACGACTACACGGGACACGAGTCGTCAG tGAACTCAGTGTGTTGGGGTCCGTACGAGTTTGGTCTGATTCTGGCGTGCGGCAGTTCTGACGGCGCCATCTCTCTGCTCACCTTCACCGGAGACCAGCAGTGGGACATCAAGAAGATCAACAACGCGCATACG attgGCTGCAACGCGGTCAGCTGGGCTCCCGCCGTGGTGTCGGGAAGCCTGATCGAGCAGCCGTCCGGACAGAAGCAGAACTACATCAAACGCTTCGTGTCCGGAGGCTGCGACAACCTCGTCAAACTCTGGAA AGAGGAAGACGGCCAATGGAAGGAAGACCAGAAGCTGGAGGCGCACAGCGATTGGGTGAGAGACGTGGGCTGGGCGCCTTCCATCGGACTCCCGACCAGCACGATCGCCAGCTGCTCGCAG GACGGCCGCGTGTACATCTGGACGTGCGACGACCCCGCGGGCAACGCGTGGACCGCCAAGCTGCTGCACAAGTTCAACGATGTGGTCTGGCACGTCAGCTGGTCCATCACCGGGAACATCCTGGCCGTGTCCGGGGGAGACAACAAG GTGACATTGTGGAAGGAATCGATGGACGGCCAGTGGGCGTGTATCAGCGATGTCAGCAAAGGCCAGGGAGCCGTGTCCGCCATCACAGACACGCAGCAGGCGGagcagtga
- the LOC133483023 gene encoding keratin, type II cytoskeletal 8-like, translating into MSLSRNKRISSGASVRRANGFGSPAAGFGGTSLGGGSAGAHLLGAPLSSLSVNKSLLAPLDLEIDPSLSVSRAHEKEQIKSLNNRFASFIDKVRFLEQQNKMLETKLELLQGQRAGRSNVEPLFEVYMAGLRRQMDVVNNDKSKLDGELRNMQGLVEDYKHKYEDEINKRNNQENDFVLLKKDVDSAYMVKADLEDRVGALTDEINFLRAIYEEELRELQASVRDTSVVVQMDNSRSLNMEQIVAEVKGQYEEIAARGREEAEAWYKSKFDQMSVRASQFGDEIRVVKAEVGEVNRLIGRLHSEIEALKAQRASLESQLAEAEDRGEMAVKEAKGRTRDLEAALQRAKQDMARHLREYQDLMNLKLALDIEIATYRKLLEGEEDRLGQRSVLDVVSDFGSRSSDGRHRSAGCSSPPGLLIKTTETRDHSRYSTH; encoded by the exons ATGAGCCTGAGCCGCAACAAGAGGATCAGCTCGGGCGCCTCGGTCCGCCGCGCCAACGGCTTCGGGTCGCCCGCGGCGGGCTTCGGCGGCACCTCGCTGGGCGGGGGCAGCGCCGGCGCCCACCTGCTCGGCGCCCCGCTTTCCTCGCTGTCGGTCAACAAGAGCCTGCTGGCGCCCCTCGACCTGGAGATCGACCCGAGCCTCTCCGTGAGCCGAGCCCACGAGAAGGAGCAGATCAAAAGTCTCAACAACCGCTTTGCGTCCTTCATTGACAAG GTGCGCTTCCTGGAGCAGCAGAACAAGATGCTGGAGACCAAGCTGGAGCTGCTCCAGGGCCAGAGGGCGGGCCGCTCCAACGTGGAGCCGCTTTTTGAGGTCTACATGGCGGGCCTGAGGCGCCAGATGGACGTGGTCAACAACGACAAGAGCAAACTGGACGGCGAGCTGAGGAACATGCAGGGCCTGGTGGAGGACTACAAGCACAA GTACGAGGATGAGATCAACAAGAGGAACAACCAGGAGAATGACTTTGTCCTCCTGAAGAAG GACGTGGACTCGGCCTACATGGTGAAGGCCGACCTGGAAGACCGAGTGGGAGCTCTGACCGATGAGATCAACTTCCTGCGCGCCATCTACGAGGAG GAGTTGCGCGAGTTGCAGGCCAGCGTCCGGGACACGTCGGTGGTGGTGCAGATGGACAACAGCCGCAGCCTCAACATGGAGCAGATCGTGGCCGAGGTCAAAGGGCAGTACGAGGAGATCGCCGCTCGCGGCCGAGAGGAGGCCGAGGCCTGGTACAAGAGCAAA TTCGACCAGATGTCGGTGCGGGCCAGCCAGTTCGGAGACGAGATCCGCGTGGTCAAGGCGGAAGTGGGCGAAGTCAATCGCCTCATCGGCCGCCTGCACAGCGAGATCGAGGCGCTCAAAGCGCAG CGGGCGAGCCTGGAGAGCCAGCTGGCCGAGGCGGAGGATCGCGGGGAGATGGCGGTGAAGGAGGCCAAAGGTCGCACCCGAGACCTGGAGGCCGCCCTGCAGAGAGCCAAGCAGGACATGGCCCGCCACCTGCGAGAGTACCAG GACCTGATGAACCTCAAGCTGGCTCTGGACATCGAGATCGCCACCTACAGGAAGCTCCTGGAAGGGGAGGAGGACAG ACTCGGGCAGCGCTCCGTCCTGGACGTCGTCAGCGACTTCG GCAGCAGAAGTTCCGACGGCCGCCACCGCAGCGCCGGCTGCTCTTCGCCGCCCGGGCTGCTCATCAAGACCACCGAGACTCGAGACCACAGCAGATACAGTACACACTAA